In the Ctenopharyngodon idella isolate HZGC_01 chromosome 4, HZGC01, whole genome shotgun sequence genome, one interval contains:
- the LOC127511424 gene encoding deleted in malignant brain tumors 1 protein-like, which produces MESCLMLMFLCYMVKLTTSDSVNVRLVNGNNPCAGRVEVLHDGQWGTVCHWAWDIADAAVVCRELDCGTAVEAKHDAHFGQGSGPISMGYLYCSGSETALKDCRSDSQYAQYCNHDQDAGVVCSGRGLRLVEGSHRCSGRLEVIYGNTWGSVCDAAFDQQDAEVVCRQLDCGAPVQVLGEAAFGKGKGRVWSEEVQCRGNEAQIHNCSRLSSQKHSCSHDNDVGVICSGNTDLRLVNGPDICSGRAERQYFSKWGTMCDACWDMRAASVLCRQLNCGIAVSVVGSDWFGEGSGEIWADVFDCDGNETKLSECSISSWSRAECSHRRDVGVICSNAHVVCRQLQCGVALSNQQVPAWFGPGSGPIWLDEVECEGNETSLWSCSSPGWGKHDCQHKEDVGVVCSGKL; this is translated from the exons ATGGAGAGTTGTCTGATGCTGATGTTTCTGTGCTATATGGTAAAACTCACCACCTCTG ACAGTGTGAATGTGAGGTTAGTGAATGGCAATAATCCCTGTGCTGGTCGAGTGGAGGTTCTTCATGATGGtcagtggggaacagtgtgtcaTTGGGCCTGGGATAttgctgatgctgcagtggtgtgtagagagctggactgtgggaCGGCTGTAGAAGCAAAACATGATGCTCACTTTGGACAAGGATCAGGACCAATTTCAATGGGTTATCTATACTGTAGTGGATCAGAGACTGCACTGAAAGACTGCAGATCAGACAGCCAATATGCACAGTACTGTAATCATGATCAAGATGCTGGTGTCGTGTGTTCAG GACGAGGACTTCGACTTGTGGAAGGATCTCACCGGTGCTCTGGGAGATTAGAGGTGATTTATGGAAACACCTGGGGTTCAGTGTGTGAtgctgcctttgaccagcaggatgcagaggttgtgtgtcgacagctggactgtggggctcctgtacaggtgctgggagaagCTGCTTTTGGCAAAGGAAAGGGTCGAGTTTGGTCAGAAGAGGTTCAGTGCAGAGGAAATGAAGCTCAGATACACAACTGTTCACGATTATCTTCACAGAAGCACAGCTGTTCCCATGACAATGATGTTGGAGTGATTTGTTCTG GTAACACTGATCTCAGACTGGTAAATGGTCCTGACATCTGTTCTGGTCGAGCTGAACGTCAGTACTTCAGTAAATGGGGCACAAtgtgtgatgcatgctgggatatgAGAGCTGCCAGTGTCCTCTGTAGACAGCTGAATTGTGGGATTGCTGTGTCTGTTGTGGGATCAGACTGGTTTGGAGAGGGAAGTGGTGAAATCTGGGCTGATGTGTTTGATTGTGACGGGAATGAAACAAAACTCTCAGAATGTTCCATCTCTTCATGGAGTCGAGCTGAATGTTCTCATAGACGAGATGTTGGAGTCATCTGCTCTA ATGCCCATGTGGTGTGCAGACAGCTGCAGTGTGGAGTGGCCCTCAGTAACCAGCAGGTACCAGCCTGGTTTGGTCCTGGTTCTGGACCCATATGGCTGGATGAGGTGGAGTGTGAGGGGAATGAGACGTCCCTGTGGAGCTGCTCTTCTCCAGGCTGGGGAAAACATGACTGTCAACACAAGGAGGATGTAGGAGTCGTGTGCTCAGGTAAACTGTAA
- the LOC127510403 gene encoding uncharacterized protein K02A2.6-like, with amino-acid sequence MNDQMKTFIEKCDICRSMDVKQQKETLWSHKLPSNPWSKVGTDIFTLDNRNYLITVDYLSNFWELDYLPDTRSTTVIHKLKAHFARHGIPDVFISDNGPQYTSEDFKRFSRQWEFKHKTSSPAYPQSNGMAESAVKTAKQLLKKAKADGKDPYLAMLDQRNTPSQGIKASPTQRLFSRRTRTLMPMHDNLLQPKVIHTRQEQIENKNRQAAYYNRHAKDLDPLKQGDRVRVQPEEHNKTWRKATVVKPVDYRSYDVQLDSGNILRRNRRHLRRDRTTVVENRDLSACRDPGFDAEYNLQCFSINLFKFSVTLSPR; translated from the exons ATGAATGATCAGATGAAGACATTCATAGAAAAATGTGACATCTGCAGATCTATGGATGTGAAACAGCAGAAGGAGACTCTGTGGTCTCACAAACTACCAAGTAACCCATGGTCTAAGGTGGGGACAGATATATTCACTTTAGACAACAGAAACTACCTGATCACTGTTGATTACCTCTCTAATTTCTGGGAGCTGGACTACTTACCTGACACACGATCCACGACTGTCATCCATAAGCTGAAAGCCCATTTCGCAAGACACGGTATCCCAGATGTTTTTATCTCGGATAACGGCCCACAATACACATCAGAAGATTTCAAAAGGTTCAGTAGACAGTGGGAATTTAAACACAAGACATCCTCACCGGCCTACCCACAAAGCAACGGGATGGCAGAATCAGCGGTAAAGACTGCAAAACAGCTGTTGAAAAAAGCAAAAGCTGATGGGAAGGATCCATACCTCGCCATGCTTGATCAGAGAAACACACCATCGCAAGGGATCAAAGCAAGCCCAACACAGCGGTTGTTCAGTAGGAGAACCAGAACTCTGATGCCCATGCATGACAACCTGCTACAACCAAAGGTAATTCACACTCGACAAGAACAGATTGAAAACAAGAACCGTCAGGCTGCATATTATAACAGACATGCAAAAGATCTAGATCCTCTAAAACAAGGAGACAGAGTCCGTGTCCAGCCAGAGGAACATAACAAAACATGGAGAAAAGCGACAGTTGTGAAACCTGTGGACTACAGGTCTTATGACGTCCAGCTCGACTCAGGGAACATTCTGAGGAGAAACCGCCGACACCTCAGGAGGGACAGAACCACAGTAGTGGAAAACAGAGACTTGTCAGCCTGCAGAG ATCCAGGCTTTGATGCTGAATATAACCTGCAGTGTTTCTCTATCAATCTCTTTAAGTTTAGTGTGACTTTATCTCCACGCTGA